Proteins encoded within one genomic window of Bacilli bacterium PM5-9:
- a CDS encoding hypothetical protein (product_source=COG4832; cog=COG4832; pfam=PF06445; smart=SM00871; superfamily=55136), with product MKIDYKKDYKEIYLPSKKPTVIKLEPMKYVCVEYLGDPNEARYQYTMSTLYGFSYTTKMKSKHMDNYYEYTVFPLEGIWDLQNYQLDAKDKSNFKAKMMIRQPDFLDEKLFEEYRSVLLNKETDENAKEVINKATLEIIDEGLCLQMLHIGSYDSELETFKIMEEYCQENGYIRKSKVHKEIYLSDPRRVAKEKLRTVLRFQIEKEL from the coding sequence ATGAAAATTGATTATAAAAAGGATTATAAAGAAATATATTTACCAAGCAAAAAACCAACAGTTATTAAGTTAGAGCCAATGAAATATGTATGTGTAGAGTATTTAGGAGATCCAAATGAAGCTAGATACCAATATACTATGTCTACTTTGTATGGGTTTTCATATACAACTAAAATGAAATCAAAACATATGGATAACTATTATGAATATACTGTTTTTCCTTTGGAAGGTATTTGGGATTTGCAAAATTATCAATTAGATGCTAAAGATAAAAGTAATTTTAAGGCTAAAATGATGATTAGACAACCTGATTTTTTAGATGAAAAATTATTTGAGGAATATCGTAGTGTTTTATTAAATAAAGAAACAGATGAAAACGCTAAAGAAGTTATTAATAAAGCAACCCTTGAGATTATTGATGAGGGATTATGTTTGCAAATGCTACATATTGGAAGTTATGATAGTGAGCTTGAAACTTTTAAGATAATGGAAGAATATTGTCAAGAAAATGGATATATAAGAAAAAGTAAAGTTCATAAAGAAATATATTTAAGTGATCCTAGAAGGGTTGCTAAAGAAAAATTAAGAACAGTTTTAAGATTTCAAATTGAAAAAGAGTTATAA
- a CDS encoding hypothetical protein (product_source=Hypo-rule applied; cleavage_site_network=SignalP-noTM; superfamily=160980), producing the protein MKKRKIIALLMIAVVLCGCSKNYTDDFAKKYDKYLKYAFNYYYIEKKVIEYNSSPIPGAGTYLEWNIKYNDNEKVERDFTFQNYWYSDNYSKLASQIFFYAKERVNEEISSDKYVKLLTNKITYKNANLYTDLEIDEKNYDMLIDEVNGIDFVNFDIKKLNKYYAKYQISFVMELNDKDKLEKTKEKLMKNIAKGMREFRKETQTNEITFECNIYNKTKKYKATYKINGSQITLIKESSENR; encoded by the coding sequence ATGAAAAAAAGAAAAATAATTGCTTTGTTAATGATTGCTGTTGTTTTATGTGGTTGTAGTAAGAACTATACAGATGATTTTGCTAAAAAATACGACAAATATTTAAAATATGCTTTTAATTATTATTATATTGAAAAAAAGGTGATTGAATATAATAGTTCTCCTATTCCGGGTGCAGGTACATATTTAGAGTGGAATATTAAATATAATGATAATGAAAAAGTAGAAAGAGATTTTACATTTCAAAATTATTGGTATTCAGATAATTATAGTAAATTAGCAAGCCAAATATTTTTCTATGCCAAAGAAAGAGTTAATGAAGAAATTTCAAGTGATAAATATGTTAAGCTTTTAACAAATAAAATAACATATAAAAATGCAAACTTATATACTGATTTAGAAATTGATGAAAAAAATTATGACATGTTAATTGATGAAGTAAATGGAATTGATTTTGTTAATTTTGATATAAAGAAATTAAATAAGTATTATGCTAAGTATCAAATATCATTTGTTATGGAATTAAATGATAAAGATAAATTAGAAAAAACAAAAGAAAAATTAATGAAAAACATTGCCAAAGGTATGCGAGAATTTAGAAAAGAGACACAAACAAATGAGATTACTTTTGAATGTAATATCTATAATAAAACAAAAAAGTATAAAGCTACTTATAAAATAAATGGTTCACAAATAACACTAATTAAAGAAAGTAGTGAAAATAGATAA
- a CDS encoding hypothetical protein (product_source=Hypo-rule applied; cath_funfam=2.30.29.30; cleavage_site_network=SignalP-noTM; superfamily=50249) has protein sequence MKKVSILVLMFLAIVGCSSNDEMIKRNKETDREIEIANHFGSNLEIVEINKQKVIDFGGKNIIVNIDHYYKGKKQNDSIKNELFDLENYEKNIEVIISSEKSVKTKKEYRITIGDQFAYATSDGVINKISKKDNSETGSSYNDFNEIKLNKPILLNVIGLGVDVIDNPNETLESLIKNNDEFVVMYVTISDK, from the coding sequence TAAGTATTTTAGTATTAATGTTTTTAGCAATCGTAGGTTGTTCATCAAATGATGAGATGATTAAAAGGAATAAGGAAACAGATAGAGAAATTGAAATTGCAAACCATTTTGGTTCTAATCTTGAAATTGTTGAAATTAATAAACAAAAAGTAATTGATTTTGGAGGAAAAAATATTATTGTGAATATTGATCATTACTACAAAGGGAAAAAGCAGAACGATAGTATTAAAAATGAACTATTTGATTTAGAAAATTATGAAAAAAATATTGAAGTAATTATTTCAAGTGAAAAAAGTGTAAAAACAAAAAAGGAATATAGAATAACTATTGGTGATCAGTTTGCATATGCGACATCTGATGGTGTTATAAATAAAATAAGCAAAAAAGATAATTCTGAAACAGGGAGTAGCTATAACGATTTTAATGAAATTAAATTAAATAAGCCGATTCTTTTAAATGTTATTGGGCTTGGTGTAGATGTAATTGATAACCCTAATGAAACTTTAGAGTCTTTAATAAAAAATAATGACGAATTCGTAGTTATGTATGTTACTATTTCTGATAAGTAG